GCTCTTGTGTATGCCCGTCATAATTGTCCTGTATGCACCGTTGGGGCCATTGGCCCTTGTGATGTTGTTGCTTccgttgtatttgcattatttgtaTTGTTCTCACATTTCTTGTTGTTACTTCCCATTTTTCAAGGTAGATGTGCATTTGCCTCGAAAGTTGCCCACTTACGAGATCTAGAGCTTCGCAAGTTAGCGGAAGGTCTTCCCTTGCGTGCCGCTAAAGCTAAGGCCCTATCAACAACGACGCGTTACTCGAGGGCTTTCCAGAAATTTAGAGGGGATGGCGCCCATGTTTTGTTGGCAAAATCTGACTCTGTTTCTTGCCCTTTTCACTTGCTTAACAGATATGTTATTGCCGCTAATTTAGACTTGTCCTCGTCTTTACCTTTTTTCCGCTCCTTGAATTTTCATAAAGTTACTTCTTCTTATAGTTTGCCTTCCACGGGTATGAGTTATACCAGAACTAGGGAAATAGTTTTGCCAGCGTTTGCGGAATTAGGGTATCCTAGACACTTGTTCGGTTTACAGAGTCTAAGAGCAGGAGGTGCTTCTGCAGCCGCTAACGCAGGCGTCTGTGATCGCCTCTTTAAAAGTCACGGCAGATGGAGGTCTGATCGGGCCAAAGATGGCTATATTAAGGATAGTTTGGAATCACTACTTTCAGTGTCGAAAAGTTTGCATGCTTAGTTTTCTCtgttctctttctttattttcggAGCGGGCAtaaataaacgagatgcccgcccctgatgctgtgtttatgtttattaaagattaggtacaaaatattttataatcgtttcagggtgattagagtataaatatattttgtaacgtTTCGCTAATGACAATGGAGTATGTTCAGATTCGTGTTAAATTAGAAGTTCTATAGGCATGCTCGCAGGTATGTTGAACCCCTAGGGGTTTTCTAGGTTACTTAAGATTTTGTAAGTTATGCAAGAGACACTCGAAGTTatctctttcaactttgactttatttgcttaTTCACTTACGTAATTTTCTCTATGGTATGTTGAAAACGCTCGCTgtatcaataaacgagatgcccgccCCTGATGCTGTGTTTATGTCTATTaaagattagttacaaaatattttataatcgtttcagggtgattagagtataaccaagtttgaagtgttatggagaGCGTCCGCACTTGGAgataaagtttcatttttctcccctaaattaagcgccgcttgtaacggtttcattcctgagggactgccacaactttgtcatattgaaaagcttggaatagtcacgaagtgatcgcaatgacgcgatttatgtttttacatgacgttttcgttgctgttcccgtcgtcgttgctaaagctccccaTTGCCGAACGACTCACCAACAGCGACTACACTGTAAATAACTAAAGCAAAGCAATGTGGTttgttttcagtgaaaaactttGGCAATACATGACAACCTCTTTGCCGTTGGAAGTGTTCAAAGCGAGGTTTTCACTATAAATATCCCAGACTTTGAGttcattttgccgaaaaaagaCTTTGCTGCGATCCTTCAGAACAACATTTCGCAATTATTACAGTAAAAACAGGATTTGAGAGAGACAAAAAGTGATTGTTTGGTCGCTTGCTCAGTTTATCTAAATTAACTTGAATTTTCatcttcatttttcatttttaagttcTTGTTGTCTAATTCTAATCCCAGCAGTAGAAAAAAAAGACCATATTTATATTTGTCTTCAactttgtgaaaaaaaagtttgtttcatCTGAGAAAACTATAAGAATTAGTCtaattatatattttaatataattataatcaGACAAAACATACCGCGTGGTTTTATTTGGTCAGAAAATGTTCCCTTAAGCCTTTCATTCCGccacgatcgaaacgttcattcccCCAACTTATATCAAGATTCACGCCTCTTGAGTTGGTAAAACTCTTCTCAGGCTGAATACATGTCTAACTAACATTTCATTAAAAATTGTAAATAggatttacatactgatcactCTTGGGagctagagcggttttcaacatgcaattgctggttttcactcacgtgatcaacagccatgtttttcaacgaaaacaaaaggaagcgtttgcgtaataatagagttaaattcccggaggatttggtcggggcaccaacgtggtctccttttctttgtttagggacaccaacatggcggtcgtgaggtcatgtgaaaaccgagaattgagtgtcgaaagtgattagtgaattgctttggttttgcattacttcactcagtgattggttcaaagttctcgcgccactttttcaaccaatcatggcttgcgcgtgcacatttttccgcgctttgtgtcggctacgtgtaatcacttcgagttttgattggtttactggattgtctccgtcctttttgattggcaaagataattaatttggttttggttttacgacactcgattgaaactcgctcttaaGGGATATTATTAAAGCGCATGTAATGACTCGGACTGATCTGAGAGATCATTGACTCAAAGTCGTTCCCACGACCTTTCCCGACTCTTTGAGGTGATATGGTTATTAATTATGATTACTCTTTTGCAGAattacatacatcttattcgatggtttaacatgtaatacataaaggatattacacggtggcgagaagatatgaattttatgttcgagtggcaagaaaaatatctcacgagtgagcgaagcgaacgagtgagatattgttcttgccacgagaacataaaattcatatcttcgagccaacgtgtaatgttctttttattatatggagactaaatattgataaattccgattttattgtgtttcaaagtagtcaagttttacaaatactgcTGGGCTTTAtgaaaaaggcgggaaaaaaaaggcgggaatcgtgacgtcattgaacgatacgacactcacaaaggtgacatacggaaaatacgccactcgggtgtgaagtggcgtatggaatctacgagtggtttagctCCCAGTAAaaatagtttacttcatagaaagtgcggcgtacggggttttatgcacgagttgtttgtgtcaaaaacccgaacgagcgaggaacgagcgagtgagggtttttgacacaaacaacgagtgaataaaaccccgtacaaagcactttctatgtcgtaaactctttattacacataacatgagaattttcattaaaatagttttctgaacgcgaattagaaacaaaaactcactaacaatagaaccaaatgcaaatttaatttaattcaataacaaagtacgatttgcacgatttgcacgatttgcacgagatgcacgagtgattggcatggaaacgcctttacgctatcgctgattggttatactttcacatgtgaaatagctgtacgccattctgattggctgtataggtctttttcacatgtgaaaataaagcgtatagatttgtacaaatgagctttatggaataaaattctcatgttatgtgtaataaaacactctcctccatataataaacgcggatattttgcgagttgcgtagtatttttccgaacCCGTctagggcgaggaaaaatacgggCAATCAGAAAAAtttccgcgagtattatatgttaaaccatcgaataagagatttattattccactaaaaaaaaaggtatattTCGCTTCAATTTTAtatggtaagagtgtttctagaaaaatgcatcatctgtgtccttcagggcgcttgcgaacgatgtaaacagcacagaaagccagccaaatgtcctttatttgattgtataaacgaaaacGACGCGAGACAAgcaatgacaagctaaattctcaggctttgtatcgtgttgaaaacaatttcgttcattgaaaaactcccgttccgtccgtgTTTGCTCTGTTCAAAAcggggacactacagtgtattaccatctcatattttgcgcgttctcttgaccaaatatggtaaaatggcgtaatggTGGAATAATAGTCATTTTTATGAATGTGTATTAAAAGTGTAAAGATAGTTGATTCTATCTAACTTTCCCGGCTGCGCGATGTAAATAAAACCAAGAATTGCAAGCACTGTGGCCACTCACTAATTGTATTTTAGTTAATTAAGTAACATATTTCTGTTTGTTCATGAAATCATTTATCTATTGAGACGAGTGTTTTCTTGTTAAATTCTAAAACACTCAACACAACGTTTACACAGACTTCACCTGTCTCAGTTCAGTGCTGGATGCTCAAAGAATATTCTAAGGCCCGGCCCTTGTTCTCACTATCATTGTCGCATCTCTATTTTCAAGTAATTCTTTCTACGAAGGGCTTGCCCGCATAATCCTCGTTCATCTGATTAATGAATATACTTTAAACTCTTCTTTTACTCGAACAGAATAGTCAAAACACACTGGTCGTTgagtttaattgtttttttattcttgATTTAGATTCTACAGATTCATTTCAAGATTCATTCGTTCTAGCCTCTTAAGAATGAATGATTATGTCGAAACCTTGTCAAAGTTGCCGTGAATCTACTAACCCATCAGCTGGTGGATTCTCTACAACTCGGACAACCTTCCGACAAAATTAGTCACCACAAAAAGGACAGATCGATTAAACGCTGATATTAATCTGCATTTAACACTTTCAGTATGCGGTCACTGAATGCCTCCACTGAAAGTTGAAAGCTAAATTATTGAATCGATTGGCACTGGCCAATAGAAACTGAAGCACGATTTCTAAAGTATTGTCGGtcttattcttggtttgcactcaGGTGAttaggcggccatgttggtgtagaaaacaaaactttttcgctattgttcagtacacaaacatggccgcctaGACGTGAGGGAAGCCAAGAGTTTGTTCAGTGAGATGGACTGAAATTTTGTTAAGGGTGTCTGCTGAATTATCCTTCTTTGTCATAAAACGCTGATTTTGATTGGTCGGAACTGTACCTgttaagaaggaaaaaaatctggattttAGTAAATAGTTAGCAAACAcaatcctcctcctcctcctcctcctcctactactactactagaaataataataataataataataataattattattattattattattattattattattattattataatagtaataattcgTACTATGATGATATGTTttgaaatataataataaactttatctCTGCCAAGCTTCGGTAATCAGTCTTCCTTTCCCTGCTTAAATTACAATTGATTCATTCAAGGGGATTAATTATAACAACGTATCAATCACATCATGGAGCAGCCAAGGGGGAAAAATATAGTATATCTTCCCGATATGTATGTTTTGGGCCGTAAGTTAATTATTCCGCTTGTGTGGTATCAACTGATAtttattgcgttcgacgaaggagaaGGCTTCCTAATTTCGTGGGTCTCCTGTGAACGCTAGCCAAAGCTCTGAGggttttttgggctttctatcgggcgggcagttatgacgtcacatcgATTTGTTACTATTTTTGCCTTGTATTTGGCATTTCCATCTTTTGTATGAATAGGTTCAAATTCTAGCTTTGTACTGGTGCAAGGTTAAAATGGAAAATGTAACCTACACCTGAGATCTGAttcattctgttttttttctaagacaATAATTTGTACTGCAACGAGTGTGCCTTTGTACCATATTCAATAAATCTACATAATCATCATCAGATTGTTGCATATTTACAATATCTTTGTGCTGCCTCTGGCACGGATGAATGGTTGCTGTTTAAATACTTCGTCTTTCTCATTtaatgtctcaactaatttcctCCTAtgttttttgtatgattttagctaaattcattgaacttcgaacgcacttattaatctttgattactcctaGTATTACTGTTAATTTACTCAGCAAACGATCGCAAAGCAACTAGAGGACCAAGCAGTGATCTCTGAAATACTCTGTAAAGACCACAAACAATTAAACCGATGTTatcaaaactgaaaaagaaaagagaaataaaaacaaaagggttCACGCTCTCATATGATAATGATGCCTTTCGACTGTATCGTAACAGCATTCGTTGAGAATTTAGGTCCTGATTACATGGCCAGtctcagcccgggctgaaattttgcCCTGCTCACCGGCCGTGCTGAAATTTTGTCGCGTTTATATCATGAATTTCAGCCGGGGCGAAAAATCCGCAATAATTGTATGTAATCGACTGATGACATTTCAGCCCAGTTTTAGAAACCGGGCTAGGATGTAATCGCCACATTCATTTCAAGAGGATTTCTTTCAGAACTGGCCTGAAATTTCAGCCCAGTCTGATAAGCTAGGCCCGGTCGTCTGACAGAAGAAGGAGCACGGAAATTACGATGAATGTTCGCGGTGACTTACTGCCATTACCTCTTGAGTGCAAGCCTTGGACGACCAAAGATCGAAGAAAAAATAACCACAACCAGAAAATTGATAGCGATTCACCGGCATCTGTAAAAAATAGAGATAAATACtaattttaaaacagttgctTCTAACCCAAAAGGCCGGCGGCGGATTTGGACACGTTGACCCATCGACCGGGTTTCAGGACTATTAGTGTCAATGTAAACTCTGTAAACAATTTcagattctttgatttttttaccTTTCGATTGAAGACACTGGTATTTACTGGCTTTTGGTAAGTTCTTCGAAGTTTGAATGATTTCTTGACCTCTCTCCTGAAAGCAACAACGTTATCATGTAACTGAATTCTACATTGTTATGAGTTGGTTGCATGATGGTTTCTTGAAATGTATCGCAAGAACTCACGCAACTTCATATCTGTTCACTGGGAATGAACTGTGCACTCTTAATTAACAAACAGTAGTCTAAATCCCCTGCAGGAGATGTTATGGGGGAAGAAATTCTACCGTTCGGTTATGGTTTTGATTTCAACTGAGTGTAAAGCCTTTTCGACACCTTCTTTCCTGTTTAAAGAGAGAATTCGTGTTGCGGAAGCTCCGTTTGACAATGAACTTTGAACCGCAGATCAGTGGCAGTATAGGCTACCCACTGCCACTTACTCAGTTTAACTTCAACTTgcatccttttcctttgttgaaGGACGATTCAAACAGAGGAAGTGTCTAAAAAGTTCAGTGGGATATTGTACCACTTTTTTTGTCTCGTAAAAGGGATTGAATCAAATTTCAGATCCAGCCGTCATTAAAATGAAATTCTCTTCATAGCATTTTCTCCCTTGGCTTTTATTGAAAGCTAAGAAGTCCTCTACTAACTCGTTTAAAATAGGTCACAATCTCTGATCTCGCAGTGTCGTTTTCATGCGATGCTGTGATTCCGCAGAAAAatgattgctttgttttgtccACGTGGATGATATCAAAATGGCAGCTGGGAAAATCTGTGGCGTTTTCTGGCGGATTCCAAGCAGCACTTGCTTTGATGGTCTGAAAGCAATTAAACAGATAAGaaataattgatgttttttaACTTTGGTATCTTAATGATGACCGGCAAATGTAGCAACAACTCAAGACTTTTTGGGAAGGCTGCCTCTAAATTGGTCAGTTTAGCCCCGTTTACACCAGCAAGTTGTCCTTGACAACTTTCCCttaacaaggaaaacttgctcgtGTAAAAAGGGTAAAATTGACAAGATTTTTCCTTGAGAAGGTACAGCTAGAATTCCAAGGAAAAATTATCAAGGATGAAATTAGTTCGTGTAAACAgacgaaaaggaaaatttaggAAGGCTAAGATGAAAGCAAGTTGGAGTGCATAAGCTTCGACGAGCTAGGGACTGGAACATTTTTTATGTACTTGCTAAATAACGAGTGTTGTGGGTAAATGTATTTACATTCGGCGGAGCTGAACTGTAAGTGATAGCGACaaagaatgtaaatattttcctgttGGCATGAAATGCACGGGTGCCGCTATGGCATTGAATTAGTCTATTGTTATTTAGATATATAAGGTTTGTCAGGATGTAATGTATTCATCTCAGCTCTcgaactttcaaattttattttagatcACTTTGTATGTCTGGAAATCTTATATTACCTCTAGCCCCCAGAGGTTGGTGCGCCTGCATTTGGTTGGGTAATACGTTCCTATTTTCCCTCTGGGTTTTTGGGTTTGCGTATCAGGCGGTTGCACATGCTTTAGCCTGAGTGGTTCTTATTTTATGTTTACCTTGTAACTAGTTTCTTATCTGAGCTTTGTTACGATACTCGGACGGCATTAAACACTCAGGCTCACAGTTCGAGCTGCACACCCATCCTTGTGTACGAGTCATGAatataaataggaaaattaagGCTAAACTTGTTCATCGTCTACACAACTAATCATTCCTTTTCGCAGGGAGAACTTCAGTGTCAAGGCCGGAAAAACGGACTACTATGCGCGGGAAATGATTCTTTCTAGGAATCGATCGTAGAAAATTCGGAAAAAGTTAACGTGGCTCATCAGCCAGTTTCGACAATTTTGAGGAAATGTATTTTAGCAGGATCAATTCAGTTTTAACATAACGGCAATGTTATTGcaccaaatgaaacaccaataattgcttaagtGAGGTTCTCATTAATATGACGTAATACGCTATCATGACAACAAAAACACCATCTAAAAGcatcctatattttgtcttaaaaCGTTTATAtatcaaaaacgaactcgggtACCCTCATTTTTTGTTGCCGGAAAGTGATTATCAGGCTAATATAAAACTTTAAACCTTTTTGCTTACCTTCACTTTACTTCCTTTGATCTTCCATCCGTGTTCTAATGCATCGAGTTCAATTCTGATATCCTCATCACTGTTGGACACAAAGATCCCAGCCACTGGAACCAGAACTTTACGATGTCTTTGTTCTTCTTTCTGGCACACCTGCTAATTATTGCAACGTTCGAAATGTATCGATTCAGAATCGTGGATCATCAAAACTGATACAAAACAGATGCGGCTGTACTGACTCAAGGCTGACTATTTGAAAAATGCAATACATTTCTAGAATTATAGTTGCAGATAAAGTAGTGCCCTGTGATCGGTACCAATTACTGGCCTTCAACTTATATAATTGCCTTCTTCCAAACCCCCCGTAAAGGTCCAGCGTAGAATGCCTACAGCCACAGTACATGGTGACTACATTCATTTACGGTCAATCTCAAAAGCAAGTGCACTGTAGTACCTAAAGACATAGAAAAACCCTATATCATAAGCTTTGGTTGCCGAAGAAGCCGGCCCTAAGGTAATCCGATCAACCCAATGGGATAAGGATGCCGGAAACACTTCCGCCACACAAATTGGAGTGAAGCCGTAAAGAAATAATATGAGGGAATGCAGAAGTACCTTATATGCTGTTGTCGTATCATCTACCAGATAGATCAAAATCTTCCAGTTTTGTCCTTGCCTTGGCTGCTCTGCAAAAGCCGCTATTTGCATTCGTTTCTTGTCGTTTTTTTCTGGACGTCCAAAGGCAGCGATTTCAATGTCTTCCGGTAGCACTGGAAGGGTTACTTCGATGTCATTATGTTTGTGTTCTATTTTTGCATCAGGGTAAACCTCCTTTAGGCTTCTCCAGCGATCTGATTGTCCAGATGGTGCTTTGACGACCATTTGTTTCGGTCGACATTTCACATCGATATTCCATGTGTTACCTGCGTTCACCAGACAGCTGTGCTCAATTGATACAGTGTCTTGTCCTTTCTTGAGGTCGTAACAGCAGCTGACTTGAAGGTTTTTCGAGCCCCGGTCGTTGTTGACCTGTTGTTGGTcaactgaaacaaaacaaatatggtACATTCTGTAAACTAACTTTTGTGGATTGAGTTTCCCTAGTCCTTTGCCTGGCTTTTCCATATATTAATTAAATCATTACCTTTCTCTGAAAATTCTGTTCTCTCGAACCTCTTTAAGGTTTTGATCAACACAAAAACACAAGTGTACATAGCAAGCATAAAAACTGGCAAACATGCCTTTGCCAACAGACCTGTCTCAGGGAACCGTTTTTCATAAACCACCGTTCCTtggaagcaattttttttctatacCCCGTCCCAAATTTAACCGATTGAAAGGTTTGATCTTTACCACAAAGGCACAAATCTGCAGTGCTTGTATGTGGGAATAATTATGCCATCACTTGGATATCAGGTAAACCCGACTGTTACACACTCTCCTGAAGAATATCAGCCTTCCTGAATAGTTCTCCTTTTTACTCTGCGAAAAGATGTGACTAAGACGCAAAATAAACGTGAGAACATGTAAACTAGTTTTAACTCTAATCTGGTTCTCAGACTTCAATATTATTGTGCCGTTCACAGAAAATTTGGTGTATTATTATGTCATAAGTGCTCGTACGGAGTGCGTTACGTTCAATTCCACTGAACTTGTTTCCTAAAGTTTAAACCGCATTGTATAATTATAAATTTAGTTGTTGTCGTTGCCAGTGAATCAGACACAATAAAATTTTATGCTGTGCAAAGAGAAAACGTACTTAAACAAGAACATTTTTGGTGACACTGCGAAAAAAGCGGTTTGCTGTTGCTGGGACACCCTACCCAAGAAGATTAAACGTAGTGGTTGCTTTTGTGAAAACGCCATTGCAGACAAAATCAAAAGCTTACCAATAGTCAAACTTGTTGGTTTTTTAACTCCGTAGAGTGACAGTACCATTTTCTTGCGAGGCTCTGGCGTACTGTGCAGAACTTGTTTTGTTGCCTTTATTTATATCCACAGGTCATAGCCGCTTACACCTTAATAAGGTCAACAAAAATTACCTCATATTATATTTCACGCCGGATTTTCGGTTTCCACACTCATTgtttaatatttattgttatGAATTAAAACTTCCTTGGAGCGCAATTTGGTATTTTATATATTATTAAGTAATAATGAAAGCCAACATCTCGGGGTTCTTCCCAAGCGGAAGTTTTGCAGCGTTGCACATCCGCCTATACTCATTAATATTTTCACTTTGACCTCGAATAACAACTCTAAAATTATGAAAACTTCCGTGACGTGCTCGGTAGCTAGCGATGGGTCACGTAACACTTGCACGATCACACTATGTTTGAAACCTTCATCCAcatattttcttccaagaatTATAAGATAAGTTAGCTTATTTGCGGTTTAAGGAAATATAACGCAGTATCTACCGATGTCAACCGGGTCTTTCCCAACCGAAACTGAAAACGCTTTCGAAAGCATTTATGCAGATCATTCAAGCCACAAACGACTTGGGGAATCCCCTAATGTAGTGCCCTCAAAAAATCTTACTTTCGATGGATCTTGATAATAGCAGAAGGTAAGTTTCGATGAGAAATCTGTTGATTTACTGACAAGTATGTTTTGATAGATGTAAATCATAAACAAGGCCCTCCTTTGGTAAAATACAATGGTTAACTATTGAACGAGCAGGCCTCCTAAATGGCAGTCgtttaaaaaacatgtttttacgTCATTAGAGAAAAGACGTTCTTACTTTGAATCTATTATTCTCTCAAATGCTTTTATTTGTTAAGTAATTTAGTTCGCTGGCTGGTACGGATCCATTAGGAAGAATACAGTTGTGAGAGCAGATCCAACATCAACCCACTCGACGCAAATCGGAGACCCCATGCAGAAGCAGCAAGGGGTCATCATGTTGAAGTTCTGAGTCTCAGATGTGTATAGAGGCTTTTAAAACAATTAGCCCTATCCAAAAATCATTCAAAATGTATGTACTATGTTTTGAGTGTTCTCTTTCTTTCTAGTAACCTATAGCTTCGTATGATTCCTTTTCGTCTTCTTCGCTTGAATTCTGCAATTCGTTAATTGATAAACaagatatattttttaagaGAAGGTTTTATTTGTGCTAGGCCGCCGGCTGCCTCTTCATCGCATTTAAAATTAGCTCAGCATGGGAGCCGCGAAATGCTTTTGCCTTGAAAAACACCTTGCGTGATCTGGCACAATAACTTGGTCATATGCTCACGCAATTTGAACTTACACCCTTttgatcgttttcactgtcacgcaataaaaaaataaatcgaaaaccattcagtggaaaaagtcaagaattcgtgatgttgtagatgataaatgaagaagacacttctccaagttttaggcctgtgcctttccccaaacttcagacaTTCGTCGAAAtttttcgcagaaatttacagagcccagtatgaaaacgccatgttggtgcacatctgtggtgcaccaatatggcggccagaaaatagtgtcaacatctgttacttactttggctatctaggcgagtgatcatctgtactgaacagacagctatttacctaagcacttttcctaatgctttaaattctaaaaaggctcaaaaccatgagataaatatatatttctcaataaactcgatcgtcgcctcgtgtcacgcaccgctataactcagaaattcaaaatgctctggtttccaaacgaagcacgctattgagctttaaaattgcaaatggat
Above is a window of Montipora capricornis isolate CH-2021 chromosome 6, ASM3666992v2, whole genome shotgun sequence DNA encoding:
- the LOC138052243 gene encoding uncharacterized protein isoform X2; protein product: MVLSLYGVKKPTSLTIVDQQQVNNDRGSKNLQVSCCYDLKKGQDTVSIEHSCLVNAGNTWNIDVKCRPKQMVVKAPSGQSDRWRSLKEVYPDAKIEHKHNDIEVTLPVLPEDIEIAAFGRPEKNDKKRMQIAAFAEQPRQGQNWKILIYLVDDTTTAYKVCQKEEQRHRKVLVPVAGIFVSNSDEDIRIELDALEHGWKIKGSKVKTIKASAAWNPPENATDFPSCHFDIIHVDKTKQSFFCGITASHENDTARSEIVTYFKRERGQEIIQTSKNLPKASKYQCLQSKDAGESLSIFWLWLFFLRSLVVQGLHSRGTVPTNQNQRFMTKKDNSADTLNKISVHLTEQTLGFPHV
- the LOC138052243 gene encoding uncharacterized protein isoform X1; the protein is MVLSLYGVKKPTSLTIVDQQQVNNDRGSKNLQVSCCYDLKKGQDTVSIEHSCLVNAGNTWNIDVKCRPKQMVVKAPSGQSDRWRSLKEVYPDAKIEHKHNDIEVTLPVLPEDIEIAAFGRPEKNDKKRMQIAAFAEQPRQGQNWKILIYLVDDTTTAYKQVCQKEEQRHRKVLVPVAGIFVSNSDEDIRIELDALEHGWKIKGSKVKTIKASAAWNPPENATDFPSCHFDIIHVDKTKQSFFCGITASHENDTARSEIVTYFKRERGQEIIQTSKNLPKASKYQCLQSKDAGESLSIFWLWLFFLRSLVVQGLHSRGTVPTNQNQRFMTKKDNSADTLNKISVHLTEQTLGFPHV